The Magnolia sinica isolate HGM2019 chromosome 11, MsV1, whole genome shotgun sequence DNA window tactttccatccaacatgttgatcaAGTCACATAACCCTCGATGaaacaaaaacacaaatatcaaattgatccaaagtGCCTATggccccaacaagtttttaacatctagcgttcaatctccaccgttTCTAATACTATAGTGCATTTGAGCTgtatatatgtttcatttttagactcatgttctaaaataatctgtaaaaatggatggaaatgGTGAGGCTGGCGGAGCTTTGACGCCAGCTAGCTGTCCTGTACAGTGACCAGCCAAACGGTCCCATAATTAGACCGAACTTGGTTTAATCCCAACCACTACGAAAATTTATAAAACAcctattttttcttaatttttataattcatccatttattaagtgggccatgcaTGTACAACAAAATAAATATCTTAGAAGATTAGAACGAATGGTCTTCAATTAAAATAGATATATGCCTCACTAAAgattataattatatatttttaatatataacACGTGTACACATGCAAATCCTTGTTGCGTGGGGCCAAAACGTCAGGAACCCAACCTGGTAGGTTCAAATCTGGGCTGAAGACAGGTTGGGTGGACCACCCAGCTAATTGCCACCCTTAATTTCGTTGGAACCACATAATGTGTGTGGTGGATAAGTCACGGCCATtttcaaatgatggtgaactACCATAAGATTCCCCAAACCCCACCAATTCCTCTTATCTAAAACAAATGGTATTAGTAGAGACGTGGAGCTCCGTGAGCCCACCATTatccatgtgttttatcaatgttgtctctctatatttcatttcatttatgagCCTAAAAGCAAggaaggcatatccaaatctaaggtagaccacatacgaaaacaatgttgattgaattttcaccattaaaaacttaataagATCTATTAATAAgctgagattaaaaataaataatatatgatcatcaaatggaccacaccacaagaaagagtgtgaattgaacatccaccgttgaaaatttcttggggccacagaagttttggatcaagcttatatttgttttttcccttcatccatgtatgtatgatcttacgaacaggttggatgacaaatcaacatGACTGTGGGGCCAagcaaagtttcaacggtggaaatcattattcccactgtttcctgtgatatgatgcatttgatctttggatatagtttaatttttggatcaaccacttaaattagttgaaaaaacggatggacggcgtggataaactatatatcttaacagtgggcccaacgGAATTTAATGAGTACGATAAGagctactgagtaactcagtacgcaaaccGATTTCCCGGCGACAAGAAATTCGTCGCATTAATTCCACGTGTCACTTACTTGAGACGCACAAACACGCAATGATAGGACTCCAACTGACCACGTCAGCAAACTCGTCAGGTAGCGATCAAAATCCCACGTGGCATTTTCTTCcacgatttatttattttttctaattaaGATTCCGCCCAAGTTCAATGATTAGAGTAGCCCGACGCATCGTACGGTGTACGATGGTCCACGATATCTTCTCgtaatctcaaccgtccaatcaGCCTTGTAAGAATCTAAGGCATCAGAGCTTATAAATAGAGAAGCCGACGAACAATTCAGCCGATTTTCTCAGAGAGAGGTTcgaatttctagggtttttctgGGGATTTGGATACGCAGATCGCCGGTTAGGGATTCGAATTTTTCGAAGAGGAGGGGGAGTTAGGGTTTCGGAGGTTTTGATTCGAAGCGTTTTGGTGATTTTCAGGAGCTTTTTTTGGGTGATTTTGAGGAATTTGATTTTCAGGAAGAGGAAGGTGGGATTTCGATGGCATTCAAGTGATTTTTGTGGAATTTAGTGACAAGGAATGAAAAGGGATAAGGATTTTTTACGAGAAACTTCTGTTTTCTGCTGATTTTGGTAGTTTGGATTCGATCCCATGTTTTGATCTTTTGTGGATTTATTTAAAGATTTTTGATacttttatctttattaaagCTGTCTGATGTGTTTTTATTAAAAAAGCAGCTGTTTTTAGTACGATTTGCTAGAATTCAAGCTTTTGGGCAGTGATTTTTAGGCCGAGCGGAATTTATTGGAATtaaattcgttttttttttttttttttcatttgattgtTCGGCCAAACGACTCCTCATTTACATCATCCAAGTTGGATTTTTGAGGATTTGGGTTTTCGACAACAGTGATTCCTGGAACGGACGGGAAAAGTACTGAACACGCTCCTTTTGGTTTTCTATACTGGAAATAATCTCAATTCTATTTTGTAAATTGTTATTGCTGGATTCGGCTGTTGGGTGAATTTTATCATACATCTCGATATCTTTGCGCGCTATTGCTTTGATTGGGAAGAAATGGCTTTGGCCTTTCCGCGCCTTTCTTGGTGGTTGTGGGGTGGAAAAGATCACGAGTCCACTGCTCCCACGGGTCCTGTCTTAAACGCGTCATCGGATTTTGGCTTGGGTTTGCGGGAGCCGGACTATGTGAAGTTCCCTCCGGTTAAGGGAACGAAGATGCACTCCACGTCGAGGAGAGTTAAGCGGAAGTGGCAGAGCCGGGAAGAACGGAGAATTGACAGGGAATATGACCTTGTCCTGGTGCCATCAGATGGCGGGTGTTTGTCGGGGTCAGAGTCGGATGATTCTGATTGGTCGATAGGGTGGTTGGAGCCGCACGCTCCTGATTTCCAGAGTGATGATGAGTCGGAGAGCAGCTTTGCGGTGCTTGTCCCGTGCTATGGCCGTGGTCGTGGTGAGCTGGTGGAGAATTCGAAGAACCAGCTGTTGGGTGCCATCATTTCAGCAAACCTCCAGAATGGGTACTCTGCTGGTAAGAGCCTCTATATTTTCAATTTATATCCATTCAATCTCTATTTTGAATATGTTGCAGAATTTGATTGCTTGCTTGGTATGATCTGGTAATCCTGTACTTAAACTGACACTAATCCTGTATTTAAACTGACACTAGGGAATGTTGAGGCCATGGAAAGTTCCATTTATCTTGTGAATATGGTCATATCCATTTTCTTTAGTATGTCTATGGAACGACGTATatgccactgtaatgtttaaaaACTGCACTAGCAATCAAGCCGGTTGATGGCCCATACAATCAGACCAGTTGGCCTCGGTCCAAAAAGCTGGGTCCTACAAAAACTTTTCAGAACTTAGGTGCTCTCTTCTTTATCCCAAAGTCATTGCTTAATTTGTAACACAAATCATTTCTGATGGTTTTGTACAAAAGTTTACGACAAAGAAAAGATAGACACACACAGACTTGTCAGGGAGGGAGGGAGAACTTTATTTCCATTTTTGATTGTTCTGTCAAGACTGAGTGGTCCAGTCCATGTTCTAGAACACTGTTTTGTTTTGTTGGTGAGCTACCAGAGAGGTAGTTTTTCTTTTACGTGTTCCCATGGCTTCCAATTCTAGTTTCAAAGCTTTTACCTTTGATGGTAGTTTATTTGGTAATCTGGGTCCAGCCACTATCAGAGGAGTGGTGCATGATGATAGGTGCAAACTGAAAGTTTGGGGGTTTTGGATGCATAAGTGAAAAGGTCTTAAATGAAGCAGATGGGGTCTTTGGTTAGCTATATTAAAGATGAAGGGGAGGCTTTTAGTGAATGTGATTTATTCTATATGGTTATTTGGCATTGAAGCAGAGTACGACTCCATGGAGATCAGCAGATATTCTTGAGGTGTATAGATGTGGTCGTTTCTTTTAGATGTATTTCTCATTGGACCACAAATTAGTGGGTGATGGTGCAAAGAGTTCTCTGTAACTTTTATTTGTTTGCATTTGGTAATCTCCGCTCCTAACCTGATGGATTTTCCTTTGGTTATTAGTGACAGTCTTTCACGAGGAAAAGAAAAATTGAATATCCGGATGATTCTTGATTGCTCTTTTTATAGAGATGCTATTTCGATTTAGCACTCTTGGGTCTTTGAGTTTCTTAGATTACTTGAAGTTGGCAAGCATAAACTGCCTGATTTTCTAGAAatgcaccaaattagacttcATGATTTTAGCAGTTTTTGTGAAGTTCTTGTCAGATTATCGAAGTACCTGTTAAAGAGATCTATAGTTTGTTGTGCGGATGCGAATTAAGGCCTGTATGGAAGTGTATCGTCTTACCAGGGTATTTTGGTTATTCCTGGCCATAGAAATCCATTGTAGGATACCTCTTGCTTTCCACCAAATAAGGACCTCATGTTTCCAGACTTTCCTGTGTTGatacatagttctaaaactttgTGACGACTTGAAACAAGGTCAACTTGAATCAATGAGATTTTGAGCCGAGTCATGGGGAAACTCACTTACGTCACTGACTTGTCTTGGACTCGTCGAGTCGCCCTGCTGACTCAGTTAATACGACTTGGCATGACTCTTTTCCAAACTTTTCTGTATCATTTGTAAAACCTTTTAGAATCTCAGTAGTTCCAACAGACTTCTGTTAATATTCATAGTGCATCAGGTATTGCACAGATTTGCTGGTTGATTTCTacaatgttattttttttttattttttttcttttattgacCTTTCCTAAGCCCGCTCATGCGTAGACAGCATTCCATCTACATGCCACCACTAGTGCTAGTATAACACGCAGATATGAGATCCggatcattcatcaggtggctACCTCATTGGAGATgccctggcacaaaaatcaggtttGTCCAATCACCACGGTTCTCAAAGGGGAGGAAGGGTGGCAGCAGGTACCACAAGCCCTCTGTCCCTACCCTGGCCAATTATACCATCTAGTGAGTAGTCGTCCAATTCCGGCTGGTATTTGCTCCGTTTCTCTGGAATAGGAGTTGGTCGTTTCATGGGATCGTGGCGGCCACACGCTTGGTGAGCTATGGCTTTAGGCTGAGCCTTTTTTCCCTTAGCCTTCCTTTTTGAAGAAAGGCCGCTGCCCCTACCATTGGAAGTAGGGTCACCTGTGGGAACTGACGAACCATTTCAATAGTACGGGTGCTGCTatgacaaaaaattgaaaagGTCATCTTATTCAAAACCCTGATTATGACACCCCTTCTCCCACACTTCACAGAGGGGTTTCATTTGACTGAGTGAAAAGGAGCAGATCCACGGTCTGAACCGATTGATGTCAAAGAATCAGTGGATGAGTTGTGGTTAGGGGTGAAATGCCACTCGAACCCAGAGCTAGCTGGTTCTCCCCAAAATCCGACGCAGCAGCTCCATGAGGAACCGGTCGATTCCTGAGCCATTCGTTGCGCGGGAGCAGCGACGCatagtcccccccccccccccccccccttgcgTGCACGCGCGCGCTCTAACCCAGGACCAGAGCATGTCATGAAAGAAGCACACTGGGCAGGCGTGCTTCGACCATGTCTCACCCATTGCGGAAAATTCCCCACTGCTGCCTCCCCGTAGGAGTCTGGAATGTGTCTCAGTCCAAGTATGGCTGATCATCCTCTCGGACCATGCTGAAAAACGTAAGCTAGCGCGCAACAGCTTTGAAGCAGCCAGCAAGCAACGGCCGTTGCGCACGCATCTGATCGATGGCTTGGATATCACATCTGTTTGTCGAGCTGGCACATGTGGCTGTGGCATGTAGACAGGGTAACTTATACACACGTGGGCTAATACCAAACCTCCATtgtattattaatttattatcaGTATTTAATACCACTGTCATCATTATCATTTATCACTATTgaaagtattcttcttcttctcattacTACTACTATTATAAACCTGTGTTTGTTACTACTGATATTCCATGTGCTGAAATTCACACCCATTAGATGATCCTAGCTATCAAATGGAGTACCTTTGCCCACTGATTGATTGTTGGTTGGATTTTTCCTTGCTGCGCCTTTGTAATCCTTTAAAGTCTGCCAAAGGTGGCTAGGGTGCCCCATCCATGCAGTAGGACCCAGCAGATGAAAGGTCCCCTATTGTGTACTTTGGATCCTATCTCTACATCTTAGAATGATATTAATCCATAAAAGTGAAAGTCCTAGTTCTGATTCTCTAGGTTCTGGTTAATTATTGGTTCTGATGTTTTCCTTGTTTTGTCTGGTAACGTGCAGATAGCGAGAAGTATATGGAAGAGTGGCTCTCTTCTCTCCAGAACAGCTGAGGTCGAAGACCATTCGATCATCAGCTTGGCCTTCTTTATTGAAATGGTTCTGTTTCTCGTCCGTCGAAGATCCTAAGATGATGTAATAACATGtgcaaaaacccaaaaaaagaaaagaaataaaagaaaaatgaagctAAAGAGAGCGAGATCTGGACTCGTCAATCTCAGCCGGAAGGCGGCAATTGCAATGCAAGTGAAGATCAGCTCTGAATCTGATTTCTGGAGTGATGATCCGAATGCGGTTCTAAGATAAAAGAagggtttgaaaaaaaaaaagagagagaagaaggtacCCGTGCAGTCCTTATTCCCATTCTATCTTCTCCATCACTTTCCTCCCAGAAGAGTTGTAGGGTTTGGATTGACAACATCATATATCCAACGACAATGAATGTCAGAGGATCATGCTTGCAATTCTTTGTGTAAATAACCCTGTGCATATGGAAACATATTTGCTTAATTTTACAGTGTAAATAACTCTTTTTTCTTCATCATGAaagggtggcccacctgtttaTATTTGGCCAATCTGTTTGCATTTTGATGAAATTTGTGTGGAATTTATATAAGTCGGTCACTTGCTTGGaagttgttttttctttttatttttataaaaggtAAGAGGGGGGGATCAGATCCAAGATCTCTCTTAGAAGTACCAACGTCTCTGACCAACACACGCTGCATATctcttcaatttttatttttattttaaatattttatccgTATATATCTGCATAAATTACTGGTAAGTATTATTAAATTGATTATTACACATTGAGTCAAGTAAATGCCCATCTGAGTCTTTTGAGTGAACCCAACCTGGCTGAACACTGAGTTGAGTTTTTGAGTCTTTGCACTATGGTTCTGAATCTTGTTGACAAATTACAATTCCTATTTGCCGAATCAATATAGGCCAAACCCTTAAACCATTGGGGATTGTAACACGCCACCATGCTCTGCAATGCGGCCCACAACAGACCACTATGAATTAGACATAAGATATAGTGCTGGCTTTGATACCATATATCTAGCAACTAATCAATTCACCAAAAGCTTGAACGCTAATGGAATGTGTCAAGCTGGGCCTCCCACTGGGATGGTTAAAAattaaatcaataaataaaaagatTTCTACTttggcattttaaaaaaaaaaaaatccttgttCTGTTGTTTTAGAATTTCTAGGGCCTGTCCTGACAGAGGTAGAATTTGCACTGTCAGATTTGGGGGAAATGCTCTATCTAGACAGTTGTTTTTCCCCTCCTAGCTTTTTATTTATGCAATCACTTTCATCATGAGTCTGAACAGCCGAATGAGATTTATGTAGTCAACCCCAATTAATTCAGATAAGGCttaaataatgatgatgatgatgttcatGCTACTTGATGAACAAACATGCTTGATCTTTGGAATAGCATTGGTTTATGGTCAGGTAAATCACTAAGAAATGCCCTATTtctaatgaaaatgaaaatgaaaatgctcTCAAAAGCtgtttggttttttctttttgttctctAATACTTTTTTGAAGGATTCAAGTATAGTTTTAAAACTCAAAAACTTAGCTAGACTTGATAtccagttgggttgggttgactcaATGACTTCATTCAACTTGATTAGTTATTTAATGATTAAATTAGTAATTTAGTTACACCAATCATAGACACTAGGTATGAATATGAGAATGTGCTGCTAATAACAGCTGATGGATGGTGCTTGCTGGGTTGGCTAAGGTTGTTAGTTTGAATCAAACCACTAGCACTTTTGTTGtcttaaccgtccattaaatgttaAACCAATCTGCCTGTCAGGACATTTTATGCAAATTTTAATTGATTGACCCATTTGAAGTGGGGCCCAATATTTGGACATTTCACTGTAGTCAGCAGAGCAAATTCTAAGTTTCTAGCGTATGAACGTGGGTATCAAAGATTTGCGAAAAATTGATTTTGGAACCATTGTTTGAAATATTGGTGTCCTGTTGCATATCATATGCTTGGGATAAAGATATGTTTGGGTTATTGCACGGGATAAGTTGTTTGTATTGGATAATTTATTATACTTTTTGAGAAACATGCGGAAACATTGGAAGatttgttgattttttattttattttatttttttaggaaaCTCCATgaattgttaaaaaaaataattttaatccacaattttaaatcataacatctaaaaaaaaagaagtatatataataggtttcctttgtatagggtcataatttatatattatatgatTGAACTAttacaactatattcaaattgaatgcataatatttagAATGTATATAAtgattattttatcaaacactcccaaatactttaaaattagtctcaatttattaaaaaaataatttttatttttcaaaaattaacaAGAACTTAACAAATCACTAATCTctcatatatgcttgatttcatgtttgaagtgtaacattgcaagcaatttgaaagaacttgaaaaaatttcaatgtttccCAAATCAGATCACTTATGCTAAACTTTCGAAATTAGAGTATATGTAATGATCATTTAATTAAATACTtataaatacttcgaaattagtttcAATGTTAATTGGTttaaggaaaatttcgaaaaaacaGAGAAGAAATATATGAactaatggatatcaaaatcaaagctccaaatccacaattttcatgcaaaacatgaaaaactaacagATGTATAACCATTTGATActgatttaatataattttaataaaaaatatctaaattttAAAATACTCACCAGATCGATCATTGTTAGCGCTATTTGTGCATTTCATTTCGCACATATGGTATATGAAGTATACCGTGAGATATATTGGTTGATATTGCCGGTATTTAAAATACTGTTTTCAATCATAGCAATCTGGCGGGATGCGAATTTTGTCCTATTTGTTTTCAATTAGGGTAATCTTGGCGGGACGCAGATTTTGTCCCACTCTGCCATCTCTAACCATGAACCGGTAGTTTTGTGAGCGGAGCGGACCCATGGTGACGTATCTGTTTATCCGTTCATCCCTTTACtcccatcattttaaggtacgagcACAAAGGTAgactgatccaacactcaagtaggccacacaacatATGACTCCCGCATTTAATGtcttgtgcatttaatgcaacctaagCTTATTATCGGACCTACTTATTCTTTGTACGTACCTTAAAATCATACGAGAGTagggatggacgggtggataaacagatacgtcCAGCCCAGAACTAGTGGTTCGGGGCCAGAGAcgggtggggtaggacgcaatccgcgtccgtctcgCCATAAAAGGTGGGGCCGTACGGTGAATACAATAGGTCCCACGTGCTGCGAGGGTCTTCAGGCGCACATCCCAGAAATACACTGACCGGACGATCTCAAAGATCAATTTCAGCCGTCCAGTCCAGATAGCTGGTTCTCTCTGGCCGTCCACCCAATAGACGCTGATTGgttgggttaggatcatccaatcactaTGAATTTGGGGCTTTGCTCCATCCTCAATGGAATctattatttggatggtctagattaaagtgtatatatgccacgtgtaaggCTATGAATTAACGTAGTTTAGTGGGTGGGTACACATGCACACGCTCGTACGCCGATTTCCTACCACACATTGGAGGCCTCCGTGATTCTTgaacaaaaggaaagaaagacaAACGTTGTGGGACTCGGTATTATGTGCTtgtcaaatccacgccgtccatcatccGTGCCAGCTCATGTAAGaatgtgatcccaaaaatcaggctgatccaaaactcaagtgggccacaccacatgaacggTGTAGACTggaaggcccaccattgaaaccatccaatccattcataaggtgaacCCCATTACGatcaaaggaaaaaaacaaaaaaaaaaaaaaaaaacaaaaatcagcctaatctatAATGTTGGTGGGGCCCAGGAAGGTTTTGATGGTAGGTGTCTCGAGCCCTACTTTTCAGTTTTCCCTATGGGgcggcttgatttttgggaaacggattggctactccccctgccaccagccaatggctgatggtcggtgctttgtgagcccaccatgatgtatgtgtttcatccatgccgtccatctattttttaaagataCTTTTAGATATGAGACAaagaaatgaggtatatcccaatctcaaggggaccacgttacaagaaacagtgttgaatgaacgtcaacggttaaaaactttttggggcccataaaagtttgtatcaaactgatattttttttttcccttaatctaggtctgtatgacctaatcaacagattagatgtcaaataaacaatacagtgggcctcaagatgattttaatggtggatatccaatcactattgttttcctacggtgtggtccacctgagatttgtatcctctcattttttggggtcaaacactaaaataatctgtaaaaatggatgaatggcatggatgaagcacatacatcatgttggggcccacagagcaccgaccatcagccaccggctTATAGGcccaactgatggacggcgttggctttcacaaacacatcacggtgggccctacatagcttTTTGCTGCAGCGGGCTCCGTATGAAATTCGTGCGTTGAACGGACGCAGATACGTTGATTCGGTGAGGCCATGatcgtggggcctacattgatgtatgtgttgtatattcacccggtccatccgttttgccagctcatttatgAGGTGAAGCAGTTTCAAATATGAGGTCGACAAcactacaggaaacggtggtgattgcac harbors:
- the LOC131218677 gene encoding uncharacterized protein LOC131218677, yielding MALAFPRLSWWLWGGKDHESTAPTGPVLNASSDFGLGLREPDYVKFPPVKGTKMHSTSRRVKRKWQSREERRIDREYDLVLVPSDGGCLSGSESDDSDWSIGWLEPHAPDFQSDDESESSFAVLVPCYGRGRGELVENSKNQLLGAIISANLQNGYSADSEKYMEEWLSSLQNS